TTTCTCGGCGGGTTCATCTTCGGTCAAATGCAGGTCGATTTGGGTTCGGTCAGACTGATCGCTATTCAGAGTGTTGTAGTGGATCTGAACCACGATGGTGGAGTTCGCTGGAATTCGGATTCCACGGTCGTTGCCATACTGCACGGCTGCGGTTCCCGGGGCCCATGCACCGAGCATACCCTGCACATCGTCTACGCGATTTCCGCCAAAGCACTGCCAACCAGGCGTGGTCGGGTCTTCGTTTTCGAGCTGCTGAATTCGCCCGGCCTGGTCAGTTCCAACCGCCCAGAAGAGCATATGGTGCACGCTAGCAATATTACCGGGTTTGGTCTCATAAGCCGTGAGGAAGCGGTCCTCAGAGAAGTTCGTCTCGATGGCAAAGCAGTGATAATCGTCAATCGACTGCCCTGGAGGGCTCGGCAGGTAGTCCGTCCCGATGTCCACGACGTAGTCCGGCTCACCCAATTCCACGGCACTATCGACCGCCGGTGGAACGTATTCTGAAGCATCGCCTTCAGGCATGCCGGCATCGGCCCATGCCTCGAGCTTGGTGAGCTCTTCAGGTGTTACGATCTTAGGGTCTCTGAAGTCGCCGCACTCCTGCGAAGGCGGCCACGGTGGCATCTCGCCAGACTTGACGGCTGCTACGATCACATTTGCCATGGGGCGCGCAGCGTCAAACGAATCGAGCGCAAACGGCCCGATTCCGCCATCGTAATGGCATTGATTACAGTTGCGCTCCAGAATCGAACGAACCGCGCCGTGGTAAGTGACCTCGCCGGTGTTGTTGTTGGCGGGGTTATTCGACTGGTTATTCGAACTCGTGTTAATGGAGTCGTTATTGCTCTGAGTATTATTACTCGAAGCGTTATTGCTTTCTGCGTTGTTCTCTTTATTTTCCGTGTTGTTAGGGTCCGCCCCTGTTTCACCAGGATCTGATTTACTATCGTCTCCACACGCTGCCAATACGAGTGCTGCCGCGGCAACCCAAAGGGTAATTTTCATGATTTTCCTTGTTCGCTCATCACTTGAAGGCCCCCATTGTAACGATTCATTCAACTTTCTCAATTCTAAGTCACTCAAACTATGAAAATTGCGATGAAAAAGCCGGCGACTATCGGATTACTGCTCGGGCCGGTGGCTTTTCTTCTGGTCTGGTACCTCCTTCCAGACGCCTACGGTGCCACTCCTTTTGGGAATCAAGGCAAGCTTAGTGCTGCCATCGCGGTATGGATGGCGATTTGGTGGTTGAGCGAGGCGGTCCCAATCGCCGCCACTGCTCTGCTCCCGCTCGCCGCGTTCCCGGTGCTCGGCGTCGCCAGCATCCAGGAGACGGCCGCACCTTATGCGAACGACGTGATCTTTCTCTTTTTGGGCGGCTTCGTACTATCCATCGCCATGCAGCGTTGGAATCTGCACAAACGCATCGCTCTTTTTACGCTCAGGCTTTTCGGGGTCGCTCCGAGGCGCATGGTGCTTGGGTTTATGGTGGTGACCGCTGTCTTGAGCATGTGGGTCTCGAACACGGCCACAGCCGTCATGATGATGCCGATTGCACTGAGTGTCTTGGTGATGCTCAAGGCCAGTGAGAACCGCTCCCTCGAGCTCGCGCTACTACTGGGCATAGCCTATGCGGCGAGTATTGGTGGCGTGGGCACGATCATCGGAACCCCGCCGAATGTCTTCCTCGTCTCCTACCTAGAGACGTCTCAGGGAATCCAGGTCTCGTTTGTGGAGTGGATGCTTGTAGGCATCCCGTTCGTGGCGTTGATGCTACCTCTTACGTGGCTTCTTTTGACGCGGGTGCTCTTCAAGGTCTCGTCGGCGCCGATTCCAGGCGCCAAAGAAGCCATGCAATCAGAGTACGAAGGACTTGGGCGGATGACTCGCGCCGAGCTCAGCGTCATGGTCGTGTTCTTTGGCACGGCCCTGCTCTGGATTTTCAGACCGCTGCTTGGAGTCGAGGGACTTAGCGACTCGGGCATTGCAGTAGCCTCAGCGCTGGTGCTATTTGCGCTACCCGCCGACAAGGACCGCCGAATCATGGACTGGGAGTCGATGATGCAGGTCCCGTGGGGAATTCTTCTTCTCTTCGGCGGTGGGCTGAGCCTTGCACGAGCCATAGAGGTCAATAAAGTCGGCGAGTTCCTTGGTTATCAGGCCACGCTCTTGGCCGACGTCCCACTCATTGTGCTGATCATCATCATTACGGCATCGGTGGTTTTCCTGACCGAATTGACGAGCAACACCGCCACTACAGCCACCTTGCTGCCGGTGCTCTCGGGCGTGGCGATAGGAGCCGCAATCGACCCGATGATGCTTTTGGTTCCCACGGCTATTGCGGCTAGCTGCGCGTTCATGATGCCGGTAGCGACTCCGCCGAACGCCGTGGTCTTTGGAAGTGGACGCGTATCCATTCAGGAGATGTCGAAGGCGGGTGTATATCTCAACTTTGTGGCTATCGCGATGATAGTCTTGGTGGTCTACCTATTAGTACCGAGGGTATTGAGCTGAGTACACTCGGCGGGAACCCGCTTGGACAGGGCTGGCGCATCGTTGCTTGGCCAGTCGACCGTGATATCAACTTCCTTGGCGTCACCCACGCCAAAGTGCAAGGTCAGTTCGTTTTGCAAACCATAATGGCCGTGACCACCGCCCACCTCTTGGACCATCTTCAAATCACCAGTGTCTACGGTCACCTGCGCGCCGATCGCAGCGCGATTGACTCCCTCGGAACCCTCGAGCTTCACTTTCACCCAGTTCCTATCCTGCCCAACAGTGTTCTCGAAAATCCTCACGTGGCGCTCGCCCGCCGGATAACAATGGTCGCCTGAAGAACACCGATTTGCCGAATGACCAACGATGAGGTCCAGGTCTCCATCGCCATCAAAGTCCGCCACGGCCACGCCATGTGCGCTCTTCATGTCGATACCCAACTCCGGAGCTAGTTTTTCGAACGTGCCGTCTGGTCTCTGCCAATAGAGATGTGCTCGCGTACCAGGATAGTCCGTAGACGCAATCAGCACGTCATTTCTGCCATCATTATCAAAATCGAACACAGCCGCTGTGATATCGCCATCATCCCACGGGACCGACGCGTGGTCCTTCACAAGGCCGAGCTCAGCGCCGCGCCGCGTGAACGTCCCATCCCCGTTATTGTAGAGCAAATCGCTTGGGTCCGAATTGGCCCCAACATCCCAGTGAACGATCTCCGTGGTCACGAGGTCCAAAAGACCGTCGTTGTTCAAGTCGGCACAAACCGTGGTGCCGCTATTTCCGCCCAACCTAAACGGCTGGCGGTCGCTTGAATGGTCCCATGGACGATAGCTCGCACACGAGTAGATGGGGTCCGGCGCGGTATCACAACCTTCGGCTTCAGGGTTGGCGTCGCAAAAACACCGAGCGCTATGAGATGCCGTCCAATCCTGGTTCTCGTCAAACGCGTACCCCGAGGAGACGCTCTGGTTCTCATAGACGCGACTATTGCTCCACCAAAGATGGTTCGGGGCACGCCCATACGAGGCCGCCATGAGCTCAGGGCACCTGTCTCCCCCTAAGTTGCACGCGGCTGTAGACCAAGCATTCGAGTGCGCACGCCCAAGATTCAGAGCATTCAGCGTCCAATCCTGCGTTGCAACGCCCCAGCTCAAAGTCTGATCCTCATAGTTATCGCCGTTTCGGACCCAGAGCTGGTCTTGAGCTGGGACTCCGCCCGGCGCGCCCATACCAATCCAGATATCGAGGTGCCCGTCCAGATCTATATCGGCCAATGAAATCCCGCCGACCACGAAGGGCGTTTGTCCTTGATGAAACGGATAGAGTTCGCCGAGCGCAAAGGTACCGTCACCCTGATTCATCATGATTTCGATGCCCTCGAACTCCGTCCCGTCGTTGGTGAACCCGGTCACGGCATCCAAGTCCCCGTCGTTATCCATATCACCAAAAACCGCGACTTCTGCCGGCCGCCCCTCAGGCGGTGTAAATCGCGGGGCGAGTATTCCGGATGCCTGAGTCGTGTCTTCAAACCCAGAGCCGGTATTGCGCAGAAGCCATGCCCTTCTGTTTTCGCCAAAATCATCACGTCCTGAGCGCCGAACGAAGATATCAGGACGCCCATCCGAGTCATAATCGGCCACTGAAATCCTAGAACCCACGGCTTGGATGCCTTTGAGTCCCCATTCTTCGGATACATCGCGAAACACAGCCGTCCCGCCGGGCTGCCAGGGCTCAGTTGGTCCACATTCTACGCCAAGGTCTGGGCCCGAATCCGCGCCCGCGTCTTCGCAATCCAAACACGCATCTGAGCCAGCATCCATGCCCTCAGGTGGCGGTCCGTCCTTCTCGCTATCCGAACACGCCCACAAGCCAAGTCCTAATGCCAACACGAAAAATTTCTTCACTTTTTCTCTCCGACTTTGGACTTGAGCTCTTTGATACATCGCTCAAGGGTATGGTCCATATTCGTGACCCATTCGGCGGGGACCGCACCGGGCGGGACTTCGCGCACACACTCGGCCTCTGCCTTCCAAACGCGCACTCTGAGAGGTCCAGGCACAACGCCCGCCTCAAAGCTAAAGTCCGAATGGCGGTCTCTCGCAGCTGATACAGACGCCTCAAAACTCCCCATCGCTTCAAGCTCTTCGGAGTTTGGTGCCTCGGCGGCCTTTGGTGCCGTCGTTGCGGGTGCCTGCGCTTGCTCGACCTTTGGCTTAGAGTCACAACCCCAGCCAACGAGCATCAGGACCCCGGAAATGAGCAGGAAACGCCTAAGATTCATTTATCAGCGAAGGTGTAGAACATGCGAATGTTCAGTTTACCACCCGCTTCTGACGCTGGATATTTGCCTTTCTTAAGAACGCCGATAGCACATTTCGCAACGCCTTGGTCGGCGAGTCCGGAGTGCAGAAGGCTGACGTCCTCGACTTTGGATTTGGCACCGACTTTTACTTCGAGAAGCACGTCTCCCTGGCCTGCAAATTGGTTCTTCCGAACCTGACTTGCGTAGCAGTTGGCGAGCTTGTCGTTCAGGTCTGTGACCACTTTCTGGGCAGCCTCGTTATCCTCGAAACCATTGGCCATCACACTCTTCAAGTCAGCCACGGGAACGCGTTTGTACTTTTTAGTGTTGGTGGAGAATTTCTTCGGCTCACCCTCTTTTCCGCTCACAACGATCTCTTTTTTGGAAACGGAGATTGTCTCTTCGGTGCCGTCGCCATCGAGGTCCTTTTTGAGCAAGGTGCCTTCCTCGGTAGATTCTACGGGCGTGGTCTTTGTGTAAACCGTCTCTTCGATTTCGGAAGTATCCGTGGATTCGGCCAGGACTTGACCTTGAGCACCGTCGAATCGGGTGAACTTATTCTTGCCGAGTTGACACTCGATATCCGCTTTAAGGTCGCCATTGATATCCGCAGCCTTACACGCTCCAAGCCGAGTATTCATGCGAGCTTTCCAGATCAACTGGCCGTCATGCGTGTAAATGGTCAGGTCATTGCCGTTTAGGCACATCAGGTCTTGTTTATTATCGGCCGCAAAATCTTGGACGATCACTTGGTCACAACCTTTATCGAGGTACCACATCGGGTCCGCGTCGTGATTCAACACGAAGGTCGGCTTACCCGCTCCGACTACGTTGGGCTTTCCGTCCCCGTCAATATCGGTCATCAGGAGGTCAAAATCGGCCTTCTTGGAGGCGTTCCAGGAGAAAACTCGGTAGACGCTGGCATCTTTTCCCAAGAAGACTACGCCCGATCCATCGTGAACCATCACGGGAGCGGCCTTGCTCGGAAGGTCGTAAACAGTCTGGGCTGACACGCTGCTCGCGCCGACCATCATCAAACACACGCTTGCCAAAGTAATCATTTGTTTCATCGTATTTCTCCACTGTGACGCATCACGGACAAGATTCGCCGCGAAGGCTAGGCAAATGCGCTCAAAGCGTCAACTATTCCCGTCGAGGTGAATTTGCGGTATGACCGGCTCGTGTTTTCCAAGGGACACGTGTACACCCGGAGCGGTTCAATGAAGATTCTGGTTTTTGGCGCAAACGGACAGCTCGGCAGCGAGCTCGTCAGAGAAGGCTCGGCACGCGGATTGACGCGAGAAGACGTGGATGTTCGAGACTTGAAGGCAGTCAAAAAAGCCATCGAGCAATACCATCCCGATGTCGTGTTCAACGCGACCGCTTATAACGCCGTAGACAAGGCAGAGAGCGATAAAGACGAGGCCTTGCTGGTCAACGGAATCGTGCCCGGAAAAATGGCCGCAATATGTGCTGCCAAGAACATCCCGTTTGTTCACTACTCAACCGACTATGTCTTCGGTGACTCCCACGCGAAGCCTATTTCTGAGCTCGAGACCCCGGACCCTCTCTCGGTCTATGGGCGCTCTAAACTTTTTGGTGAGAATGCCGTACTCAGGGCGCACCCCGGCGCACTCGTCATCAGAACCACGGGCATCTACTCGCCAGGCGGCCAAAACTTCGTCAATACGATGCAGCGACTCGGCAAGGAACGAGGTTCCTTAAGGGTGGTTTCCGACCAATTCGTAGCCCCTACCTCTGCGTCAACCCTTGCCAAGATCTCGCTGAGACTCGCCGAGCTTGGAGAAGATGGGATCTTTCACGTCGTGTCGCAAAGCGGCACGTCTTGGTACGAGTTCGCACAGGCCATCTTTGAGTTGAGCGAGCTCGACGTGGAGCTGCAACCCGTGAAGGCAACCGAATGGGGCGCTCCCGCGCGCCGCCCGAGATACTCAGTTCTAGACACCGCGAGGCTTAGACTCTTGGGACTCGATGAGTCGATTGGTTCGTGGCGAGCAGAACTAGAGCGGTTTTTTGTTGAGTCCGGGGAGT
This Microvenator marinus DNA region includes the following protein-coding sequences:
- a CDS encoding SLC13 family permease; protein product: MKKPATIGLLLGPVAFLLVWYLLPDAYGATPFGNQGKLSAAIAVWMAIWWLSEAVPIAATALLPLAAFPVLGVASIQETAAPYANDVIFLFLGGFVLSIAMQRWNLHKRIALFTLRLFGVAPRRMVLGFMVVTAVLSMWVSNTATAVMMMPIALSVLVMLKASENRSLELALLLGIAYAASIGGVGTIIGTPPNVFLVSYLETSQGIQVSFVEWMLVGIPFVALMLPLTWLLLTRVLFKVSSAPIPGAKEAMQSEYEGLGRMTRAELSVMVVFFGTALLWIFRPLLGVEGLSDSGIAVASALVLFALPADKDRRIMDWESMMQVPWGILLLFGGGLSLARAIEVNKVGEFLGYQATLLADVPLIVLIIIITASVVFLTELTSNTATTATLLPVLSGVAIGAAIDPMMLLVPTAIAASCAFMMPVATPPNAVVFGSGRVSIQEMSKAGVYLNFVAIAMIVLVVYLLVPRVLS
- a CDS encoding CRTAC1 family protein: MKKFFVLALGLGLWACSDSEKDGPPPEGMDAGSDACLDCEDAGADSGPDLGVECGPTEPWQPGGTAVFRDVSEEWGLKGIQAVGSRISVADYDSDGRPDIFVRRSGRDDFGENRRAWLLRNTGSGFEDTTQASGILAPRFTPPEGRPAEVAVFGDMDNDGDLDAVTGFTNDGTEFEGIEIMMNQGDGTFALGELYPFHQGQTPFVVGGISLADIDLDGHLDIWIGMGAPGGVPAQDQLWVRNGDNYEDQTLSWGVATQDWTLNALNLGRAHSNAWSTAACNLGGDRCPELMAASYGRAPNHLWWSNSRVYENQSVSSGYAFDENQDWTASHSARCFCDANPEAEGCDTAPDPIYSCASYRPWDHSSDRQPFRLGGNSGTTVCADLNNDGLLDLVTTEIVHWDVGANSDPSDLLYNNGDGTFTRRGAELGLVKDHASVPWDDGDITAAVFDFDNDGRNDVLIASTDYPGTRAHLYWQRPDGTFEKLAPELGIDMKSAHGVAVADFDGDGDLDLIVGHSANRCSSGDHCYPAGERHVRIFENTVGQDRNWVKVKLEGSEGVNRAAIGAQVTVDTGDLKMVQEVGGGHGHYGLQNELTLHFGVGDAKEVDITVDWPSNDAPALSKRVPAECTQLNTLGTNR
- a CDS encoding FG-GAP repeat domain-containing protein: MKQMITLASVCLMMVGASSVSAQTVYDLPSKAAPVMVHDGSGVVFLGKDASVYRVFSWNASKKADFDLLMTDIDGDGKPNVVGAGKPTFVLNHDADPMWYLDKGCDQVIVQDFAADNKQDLMCLNGNDLTIYTHDGQLIWKARMNTRLGACKAADINGDLKADIECQLGKNKFTRFDGAQGQVLAESTDTSEIEETVYTKTTPVESTEEGTLLKKDLDGDGTEETISVSKKEIVVSGKEGEPKKFSTNTKKYKRVPVADLKSVMANGFEDNEAAQKVVTDLNDKLANCYASQVRKNQFAGQGDVLLEVKVGAKSKVEDVSLLHSGLADQGVAKCAIGVLKKGKYPASEAGGKLNIRMFYTFADK
- the rfbD gene encoding dTDP-4-dehydrorhamnose reductase codes for the protein MKILVFGANGQLGSELVREGSARGLTREDVDVRDLKAVKKAIEQYHPDVVFNATAYNAVDKAESDKDEALLVNGIVPGKMAAICAAKNIPFVHYSTDYVFGDSHAKPISELETPDPLSVYGRSKLFGENAVLRAHPGALVIRTTGIYSPGGQNFVNTMQRLGKERGSLRVVSDQFVAPTSASTLAKISLRLAELGEDGIFHVVSQSGTSWYEFAQAIFELSELDVELQPVKATEWGAPARRPRYSVLDTARLRLLGLDESIGSWRAELERFFVESGE